The Thiogranum longum genome includes a region encoding these proteins:
- a CDS encoding SLC13 family permease has translation MKAQVTFIDFVLKEWLVIASGAGFTLTTFYTKHFPVYSTNEIEVLFILFVLFVAVNGLQKSGLILKIAQSIEKGKVIPLKLVLATFFLSMLVTNDIALIVIVPLTLSLNINRKDILVILEALAANSGSALTPVGNPQNLYIYWFYGIHPDAFIKTIAPFSLVFLGLLIVSSILVKIQNDLQEVQVQKINKKAYLYGVLLIVVLLTVFRVFPVSAGFVVILFALAFDRKALCIDYALLFSFFFFFGIADNLKTILTSEISHSGHIFLFSALASQVMSNVPATLLFAKFTSNWQALLWGANAGGFGSLFGSLANLIAYKLYVTHEGTNNAAIFTARFLIMGYMALFVSIGLYFLLYRPGALL, from the coding sequence TTGAAAGCCCAAGTAACATTCATTGATTTTGTTCTAAAAGAGTGGCTGGTCATTGCCTCGGGTGCTGGTTTTACGCTGACGACTTTTTATACAAAGCATTTTCCGGTCTACTCAACCAATGAAATAGAGGTATTGTTCATACTATTTGTTCTATTCGTTGCGGTTAATGGTTTGCAGAAAAGTGGGCTGATATTAAAAATCGCCCAAAGCATAGAAAAGGGTAAAGTCATACCTTTAAAGCTGGTGCTGGCAACCTTTTTCTTGTCCATGCTGGTAACAAATGATATTGCGTTAATAGTCATTGTTCCGCTTACGTTATCACTTAACATCAATCGAAAAGATATTCTGGTTATTTTGGAGGCATTAGCGGCCAATTCTGGTTCAGCATTGACACCGGTTGGCAATCCGCAGAACCTTTATATTTACTGGTTTTACGGTATTCATCCTGATGCATTCATAAAAACAATCGCCCCATTTTCATTGGTTTTTCTTGGTCTGCTAATTGTTTCTTCAATTCTTGTTAAAATCCAAAATGATTTACAGGAAGTTCAAGTACAGAAAATCAACAAAAAGGCATATCTTTACGGTGTGTTGCTTATTGTTGTTCTTCTAACAGTCTTCCGTGTTTTCCCTGTTTCAGCCGGGTTTGTTGTCATTCTTTTTGCGCTCGCATTCGACCGAAAAGCCTTGTGTATTGATTATGCACTACTATTCAGCTTCTTTTTCTTTTTTGGTATTGCAGACAATCTAAAGACTATACTGACCTCGGAAATAAGCCATTCAGGGCATATTTTTCTATTTTCAGCCTTGGCAAGCCAAGTCATGAGCAATGTTCCGGCAACGCTATTATTCGCAAAATTTACATCAAACTGGCAGGCGTTGTTATGGGGTGCAAATGCAGGTGGCTTTGGTAGTTTATTTGGTTCATTGGCAAATCTGATAGCCTATAAATTATATGTTACACATGAAGGCACAAATAACGCGGCCATATTTACTGCAAGATTCCTTATAATGGGCTACATGGCACTGTTTGTATCAATAGGCTTATATTTTCTATTGTATCGGCCGGGGGCTTTGTTATGA